Proteins encoded together in one Triticum dicoccoides isolate Atlit2015 ecotype Zavitan chromosome 7B, WEW_v2.0, whole genome shotgun sequence window:
- the LOC119341541 gene encoding putative disease resistance protein RGA1 → MEAAIGVANGLIGSVLNLLSNELVEAFVASSQLGLNYTEMKRDLLFTQGLLQEAQARGKDVSDNLGLRELLKELSAKADEAEDALDELHYFIIQDQLDGTHYAVPDLGDDLRGHARHGRHALRYTVGNCFACFSCSGMKGHDDGVAAPVITDNSPNAILNPDSDGNDGPVVKLSFDRVAMSKKIKSALEEIKSLCDRVSKLLQLIPPHSTTTTVTQRHRITGSTIVQDTLYGRRAIFEKTVDDILTTATEQCEPLSVLPIVGPGGIGKTTFTQHLYNDRRIEEHFAVRVWVCVSTDFDELRLSQQVLSSIEGSNSPNQTTSLDQLQISIAKKLKSKRFLIVFDDIWECNTEGWKRLLAPFMKGEAKGNMVLVTTRFPTKAEMVKTTNPIALQGLESDDFFTFFKSLIFGVHKHEYCQEELDDLASDIAHKLKGSPLAARTVGRLLRKDISREHWIGVLENNEWQKEDNVDDIMPSLRISYDYLPFHLKKCFSYFSLFPEDFQFKKLDITYFWIALGIIERDENYLEELVEIGFLMKEVDDSEQPYYVMHDLLHELSRSVSSQECLNICSSNFRVDDIPQTVRHVSVTMEDRFEGGVREEMIKLRSKIDIRNLRALMIFREYEETIDGFLKDIFKEIEGLRVLLIVMDSMEIEGLRVLSLPLNFSKLIHLRYLRLTHNLNNVVTWPYFLRKPVILPNALSVFYHLKFLDLRGLSDTEKIPKDLNRLVNLCRFYVDNELNSNVPGVGKMKCLQELKDFHVKKESVGFELAELGELTELESELTIHNLEKVVSKKEAMEAKLVCKRDLTKLGLVWGIDHKHSTESDVLDALQPHRNLGALSIINHGGMTGPSWLCGDISIKRLGSLHLEGVSWGTLPPFGQLLHLTSLTLIRISILRQIRPGLGGVIDESFMHLKRIILDRLPEFIDWVGGANSHSFSRLEYISCRDCPNLCMVPFLECSISYTSLSHLSIDDCPKLSLPPMPHTSTLTYCHVSLPPSMLEYSRRAMLIDEYSGGWALHNLRNVEEVNIRNVSHFSFTELSKHKSLAMLNLYKCNIMCHGLQDLMCLQSVRVKFCPNFFRWPIEAAHTIKPFPASLKELEIEGESGMQSMALLSNLTCVTNLKLVDCENLTVVGFNPLIRVNLDRLEVYNTDKCLSRSISADLFSELAVARTNLSLRAGSFRLRWLEVDCISSVLVAPICTLLAATLQILKIRHDQRAESFTGEEERALQLLTSLESIFVMNCPNLPSLPQGLYILPSLLRLCVCDCPQVRSLPKDPFPTSLKTYASGCRPEVQEQLEGTIFSYFMLLE, encoded by the coding sequence ATGGAGGCGGCGATCGGCGTGGCCAACGGGCTCATCGGCAGCGTGCTCAATCTGCTGTCCAATGAGCTCGTGGAGGCGTTTGTTGCCAGCTCCCAGCTCGGCCTCAACTACACGGAGATGAAACGTGATCTCTTGTTCACGCAAGGGCTACTGCAAGAGGCCCAGGCGAGGGGCAAGGATGTGAGCGACAACCTCGGTCTGCGGGAGCTGCTGAAGGAGCTCAGCGCCAAAGCCGATGAGGCTGAGGACGCGCTGGATGAGCTCCACTACTTCATCATCCAGGACCAGCTCGATGGCACCCACTATGCGGTGCCGGACCTGGGTGATGACCTCCGTGGCCATGCTCGCCACGGTCGACATGCCCTTCGCTACACCGTCGGTAACTGCTTTGCATGCTTTTCTTGTTCGGGCATGAAGGGTCATGATGATGGTGTTGCTGCTCCTGTCATTACTGATAATTCACCCAATGCAATACTGAACCCTGACAGTGATGGTAATGATGGTCCAGTTGTTAAGTTGTCTTTCGACAGAGTTGCCATGTCCAAAAAAATCAAGTCAGCGTTAGAGGAAATAAAATCCCTGTGTGACCGTGTCTCCAAGTTGCTCCAGCTAATTCCACCACATAGCACCACCACCACAGTCACCCAAAGGCACCGTATCACAGGGTCAACCATTGTCCAAGATACATTGTATGGGAGGAGAGCTATTTTTGAGAAAACTGTAGATGATATCCTCACTACTGCCACAGAGCAGTGTGAACCCCTTTCTGTTCTTCCTATAGTTGGTCCGGGGGGTATTGGAAAGACAACTTTCACCCAACACCTGTATAATGATAGGAGGATAGAAGAGCACTTTGCTGTTAGGGTTTGGGTATGCGTATCAACTGATTTTGATGAGCTTAGACTCAGCCAACAGGTCCTTAGTAGCATAGAAGGAAGCAACTCTCCAAATCAGACAACAAGCTTAGATCAGCTCCAAATATCCATAGCAAAGAAACTCAAGTCTAAAAGATTTTTAATTGTCTTTGATGATATATGGGAATGCAATACTGAGGGATGGAAAAGATTGTTAGCTCCATTCATGAAGGGGGAAGCCAAGGGCAACATGGTTCTTGTCACAACTAGGTTTCCAACTAAAGCTGAAATGGTGAAAACAACCAACCCAATAGCACTCCAAGGTCTAGAGTCTGATGACTTCTTCACATTCTTTAAATCATTAATATTCGGGGTACACAAACATGAGTATTGCCAAGAGGAATTAGATGATCTTGCAAGTGATATTGCACATAAACTGAAGGGTTCACCTCTAGCAGCCAGAACAGTTGGTCGTTTACTGAGGAAGGACATTTCTCGGGAACATTGGATTGGAGTTCTTGAAAACAATGAGTGGCAAAAAGAGGACAATGTTGATGACATTATGCCATCATTAAGGATTAGCTATGATTACCTTCCTTTtcatctaaaaaaatgtttttcatATTTTTCCTTGTTCCCTGAAGATTTTCAGTTTAAGAAGTTAGATATTACGTATTTTTGGATTGCACTAGGAATCATAGAAAGAGATGAGAATTATCTAGAGGAACTCGTAGAGATCGGTTTTCTCATGAAGGAAGTTGATGATTCCGAGCAACCATACTATGTAATGCATGATTTATTACACGAGTTGTCTCGTAGTGTTTCATCACAAGAGTGCCTCAacatatgtagttcaaattttagagTTGATGACATCCCACAAACTGTTCGACACGTATCTGTCACAATGGAAGATAGATTTGAAGGGGGTGTTAGGGAAGAAATGATTAAATTGAGGAGCAAGATAGACATTCGCAATTTGCGAGCTTTGATGATTTTTAGGGAATATGAAGAAACAATTGATGGATTTTTGAAAGATATTTTTAAGGAAATAGAGGGTCTCCGTGTCCTGTTGATAGTAATGGACTCCATGGAAATAGAGGGTCTCCGTGTCCTATCTTTGCCACTCAACTTTTCAAAGCTTATCCACCTTCGATACCTAAGACTTACTCATAACCTAAACAATGTTGTGACATGGCCATACTTTTTACGAAAGCCAGTGATTTTGCCTAACGCACTGTCAGTATTTTATCACTTGAAGTTCTTAGACCTCAGAGGCCTGAGTGATACGGAGAAAATACCTAAAGACCTTAACCGCCTTGTCAATTTATGCCGCTTCTATGTTGATAATGAACTCAATTCAAATGTTCCTGGGGTCGGAAAGATGAAATGCTTGCAGGAGCTAAAAGATTTCCATGTTAAAAAAGAGAGTGTTGGGTTTGAACTGGCAGAGTTGGGGGAACTAACAGAGCTTGAAAGTGAACTCACAATACATAATCTTGAGAAGGTGGTAAGCAAGAAAGAGGCTATGGAAGCTAAGCTTGTGTGTAAAAGAGATTTGACAAAGTTGGGGTTAGTTTGGGGTATAGATCACAAACATAGCACAGAGTCTGATGTTCTTGATGCTCTTCAGCCACACCGTAATCTTGGAGCACTTAGCATTATAAATCATGGTGGTATGACTGGTCCTAGTTGGTTGTGTGGTGACATTAGCATCAAAAGGCTGGGGTCTCTCCACCTAGAGGGTGTCTCTTGGGGCACCCTTCCACCTTTTGGGCAGCTATTGCATCTCACATCACTCACATTGATTAGGATTTCTATACTTCGTCAGATCAGACCTGGCCTTGGTGGTGTTATAGATGAAAGTTTTATGCATCTGAAGCGGATCATTCTTGATAGATTACCTGAATTTATCGATTGGGTTGGGGGAGCTAATTCCCATTCTTTTTCAAGGCTTGAATACATCAGTTGCAGAGATTGTCCCAATCTCTGCATGGTGCCCTTCCTTGAGTGCTCTATCTCTTATACCAGTCTTTCGCATCTTTCCATTGATGATTGCCCAAAGTTGTCTCTGCCCCCCATGCCTCACACGTCCACGCTGACATATTGTCATGTGTCACTTCCTCCTTCAATGCTTGAATATTCTAGAAGGGCGATGCTTATTGATGAGTatagtggtgggtgggccttgcatAACCTGCGTAATGTAGAGGAAGTGAATATCCGGAATGTATCACACTTTTCATTCACGGAGCTCAGTAAACATAAATCCCTAGCAATGCTGAATTTGTACAAATGCAACATCATGTGCCATGGACTGCAGGATCTCATGTGCCTCCAATCAGTTAGAGTAAAGTTTTGTCCCAACTTCTTTCGGTGGCCCATCGAAGCAGCTCACACCATTAAGCCTTTCCCTGCTTCCCTCAAGGAACTTGAGATCGAAGGAGAGTCAGGCATGCAGTCAATGGCTCTCCTCTCCAACCTCACTTGCGTGACCAATTTAAAACTGGTGGACTGTGAGAATTTAACAGTGGTTGGGTTTAATCCTCTCATCAGAGTCAACCTTGATAGGTTGGAGGTCTATAACACAGACAAGTGTCTTAGCCGCTCTATATCAGCGGATCTGTTCTCGGAATTGGCGGTAGCAAGGACCAACCTATCATTGCGTGCGGGATCCTTCCGATTGAGATGGCTAGAAGTGGATTGCATCTCATCGGTGCTTGTTGCTCCCATCTGCACCCTCCTCGCTGCTACCCTCCAGATTTTAAAAATCAGGCATGATCAGCGGGCAGAAAGCTTcacgggagaggaagagagagctcTTCAGCTCCTCACCTCCCTTGAGTCCATCTTTGTTATGAATTGCCCGAATCTGCCGTCCCTTCCTCAGGGGTTATACATCCTTCCTTCTCTTCTGCGACTATGTGTCTGTGATTGTCCTCAAGTCCGATCTCTGCCCAAGGACCCCTTCCCCACTTCACTGAAGACATACGCAAGTGGTTGCAGGCCCGAGGTACAAGAGCAATTAGAGGGAACAATTTTCTCCTATTTCATGCTTCTTGAGTAA